From the genome of uncultured Bacteroides sp.:
GGTACTTACCTTACCGGGGCTATAAAGTTAAAGAGCAATATTACTATTGAACTTGAAACCGGTGCCACATTATTGTTTTCGGATAACTTTGATGATTATCTGCCTTTTGTAGATATGAGGTATGAAGGCGTAATGATGAAAAGCTTTTCTCCATTATTTTATGCTGTCGATCAGCATGATATAACCATAAAAGGAGAAGGGACAATCAACGGACAGGGAAAGAAATGGTGGACTGAGTTCTACCGTGTTCTTGTAGATCTTCAAAAAAACGGTGTTCGTGATTTGAATAAATATCAGACTATGTGGGATAATGCCAATAAGGATCTGAATCTATCTAAAGTTACTAACGAAGATTATAAAGAAGTTCTCGATCGTCGCTTTTTCCGTCCTGCATTTATTCAGCCAATCAGATGCAAGAATATTAAAATTGAGGGGATTAAAATTATAAACTCACCTTTCTGGACTGTTAATCCTGAGTTTTGTGATAACGTTATTGTAAAAGGAATTACCATTGATAATCCTCCTTCTCCAAATACGGATGGAATAAACCCTTCATCCTGCAAAAATGTGCATATTTCCGATTGCCATATATCAGTTGGCGATGATTGTATTACTTTGAAATCAGGTCGGGATTTGCAGGCACGCCAGTTAGGAGTTCCTTGCGAGAATATAACAATAACAAACTGCACAATGCTTTCCGGTCACGGAGGTGTTGTTATTGGTAGTGAGATGAGTGGCGATGTTCGGAAAGTAACTATTTCAAATTGCGTGTTTGATGGAACCGACAGAGGTATTCGCATCAAATCTTCTCGTGGACGTGGAGGTATTGTAGAAGAGATACGTGTTGATAACATTGTAATGAAGAATATAAAAACAGAAGCCATTGTGCTTAACCTGTTTTACAGTAATATGCCTAAAGAACCTGTATCAGAACGTACTCCGATTTTCCGTAATATTCATATATCAAATCTTACCGGAACGCAGGTTAATAGTGCTGTGAAAATACTTGGTATCGAAGAAATGCCTATAACTGATGTTACGCTTAACAATATCAATATCCAGTCGAATACAGGACTTGAAGCTGATATGGTTAAGAATCTGGTATTGAATAATGTTCGTATTGATTCAAAGATCGGATCACCATTCAAAATCTCTAATTCAGAAAATCTTGAAATAAATAGTGTAAAGAGTCTGACTCCTAATGCAGATTCACCTGTTATTAAACTTACAGATTCAAAAGAATCACTTATTCAGGGATGTTTCCCTGTATCAGGTAGTCGTTCATTCCTTCTTTTAGGCGGTAATTGCAAAGGTACTGTACTTATGAATAATTGTTTTAACAGATTGCCTTTGATTATTGATAAAGAGAGTACATTTACCAAAGAAGATCTTACAATTAAAGAATAAACCATTCTTTTAATTAAACGATATAATTACATGAATATAAAAGCTATTATATTATCAACAGCATTGGTGCTTTCTGGAAGCACTCTTTTTGCTCAGCAGGATTCAGACCATAAATATCAGCGACCATTGAAAGATATTTTGATGGAAATTTCAAAGCGCTTTAATGTACGCCTGAAATGGACTGAAGTAGTAGTTGACGGTAAGATGCTTGATTATGCAGATTCCCGTATTCGTCCTTATTCCGTTGAAGAAAGTCTGAACAATGTGCTTGTTCCTTTCGACTACAAGTTTGTGAAACAGGGAGATAATCTTTATAAGATAAAGAATTACGAATATACCCGTCGTACGGATGAAGATGGAGTGAAAATGATTAAGTATCTTAATTCTCTTTACACTGATTCGGTTCAATGGAACAAAAGAAAAGAATGTTTGCGCAAAGAGGTTAGAGAACGTTTGAGTATCGATCCTCTTCTGAAGGCAAGAGTTAATGCTAAGCCGGTAATCTCAAAGGAAAGAATTTATAGCGGATATACCGTACAGAACTTCTCATTGGAAACTTTGCCTGGCCTTTATGTCTGTGGATCAATCTATAAACCTTTAATAAAGGGGAAGTTCCCATTAATTATTTGTCCGAATGGACATTTCCTTGATGGGCGATATCGCAAGGACCAACAACAACGTATGGCCACTCTGGCTAGAATGGGAGCAATTTGTGTGGATTACGATCTTTTTGCGTGGGGCGAGTCTATGCTGCAGTTCCCGGAAGAGGCTCATCACAAAAGCGCAGCTCAGGTTATTCAGGCTTTGAATGGGATTAGTATTCTCGATTTTATGTATAACCGTAAAGATGTTGATAAGAAAAGAATCGGTGTAAATGGTGGTTCTGGTGGTGGTTCCCAGACAGTACTTCTTTCTGTTCTCGATCAGAGATACACAGCCCTTTGTCCGGTTGTAAGTCTGTCGTCTCACTTTGACGGTGGATGTCCTTGTGAAAGCGGATTACCAATTTTCTATTCTTGCGGAGGAACTGTTGCTGCTGAACTAGCCGCTACAAATGCTCCGAAACCAATGTTGATTGTATCCGACGGACAAGATTGGACAAGTACCGTACCAATTCTTGAATTTCCATATATCAAACGCATTTATGACTTTTACAGCGCAGCAGATAAAGTAACAAACGTTCATCTGCCATCCGAAGGACACGATTTTGGCACAAATAAAAGAAACGCTGTTTATAATTTCTTTGCCGATGCATTCAATCTGAAAAAACAAATGCTAGATGAAAGCAAAGTAACAATAGAACAGAAAGAGAACATGTATAGCTTTGGAGAAAAAGGAGAAAAGCTTCCAAAGAATGCTATGCGCTCTTTTGAAGAACTGGAAAAACTTCTGAATACACTGAAGTAATCTCTTTTTCTTCATTAAATAACCAACAACAAATGAATCGTAAAAATACATATTTCAGTCGTCACCGATTTCTTATCCTGTTTTCATCTCTGTTTCTGTCTCTTTATGCAGAAGCGGCAGGATACAAATTGTGGTATGATAAACCGGCTTCTGTATGGACTGAAGCTTTGCCTTTAGGAAATGGTCGTTTAGGTGCAATGGTTTACGGAACTCCTTCTGTAGAGCAGATTCAGCTAAACGAAGAAACTATATGGGCCGGTCGTCCTAATAACAATGCAAATCCGGAAGCTTTGCAATATATACCAAAGGTCAGAGAACTTGTTTTTGCAGGTAAATATCTGGAAGCTCAGACATTGGCTACTGAAAAGGTTATGGCTAATACAAATTCCGGTATGCCATATCAAACATTTGGAGATTTGCGCATTGCTTTTCCGGGACACACTCGTTATACAGATTATTACAGAGAACTAAGTCTTGATTCTGCCCGTGCACTTGTTTCCTATAAAGTGGATGGTGTTCGTTATAAAAGAGAGATGATAACTTCATTTCCAGACCAGGTTATAATGATTCGCTTATCAGCCGATGCTGCAAAGAAAATAACTTTTAATGCATTCTTTACTTCTCCTCATCAGGATGTTGTTGTAGATACAGAAGGAAACAGTGTAACCCTTTCGGGTGTATCTTCATGGCATGAAGGACTAAAAGGAAAAGTAGAGTTTCAGGGGAGACTGACAGTTAAGGCTGTTAATGGAAAAGTACAGTATAAAGACGGAACCGTAACTGTTGAAGGTGCTGATGAAGCAACTTTGTATGTTTCAATAGGAACTAATTTTGTAAATTACAAAGATATATCCGGCAATTCTGCAGAGCGGGCAAAGAGTTTTCTTGAGAAGGCACTGAACAGAGATTATGCAACATCGTTCAAAGAACATGTTTCTATCTTTAAAAAGTACATGGACAGGGTTTCTCTTTATCTTGGAGAAAACAAACAAGACGGAATAACTACCGATAAAAGGATAGAAAACTTTGCACAGACAAACGATGCTCATTTGGTGGCAACTTATTTTCAATTCGGACGTTACCTGTTGATTTCTTCTTCACAACCAGGCGGACAACCGGCCAATCTTCAGGGAATCTGGAACGATAAACTATTGCCTTCATGGGATAGCAAGTATACTTGCAATATCAATGTTGAAATGAATTACTGGCCATCTGAAGTGGCCAACCTCACAGAACTGAATGAACCATTGTTTAACATGGTAAAAGAAGTTTCTGAAAGTGGTAAGGAAACAGCTAAAGTAATGTATGGTGCCGACGGGTGGGTATTGCATCATAATACAGATATCTGGAGAGTAACGGGTGCTTTGGATAAAGCGCCTTCGGGTATGTGGCCTTCTGGTGGAGCATGGTTATGCCGCCATCTTTGGGAACACTATCTGTATACCGGGGATATAAAATTTCTGAAAGAGATATATCCTATCATGAAAGGCGCAGCTGTATTTTTTGACCAGACTATGGTTAAGGAACCATCACATAGCTGGTTGGTTGTTTGTCCTTCCAACTCTCCTGAAAATGTTCATGCCGGAAGTAATGGAGAAGCAACTACTGCTGCAGGTTGTACAATGGATAATCAATTAATCTTCGATCTTTGGAACGAAATTATTTCAGCTTCACGCTTATTGGGTGTTGATGCTGATTTCGCATCTCATCTGAAACAAAGACTGAATGAAATGCCACCAATGCAAGTTGGCCGTTGGGGACAATTGCAGGAATGGATGAACGATTGGGATGATCCGCAGGATATTCATCGTCATGTATCACATCTTTACGGATTATTCCCAAGTAATCAGATATCTCCTTACCGAACGCCTGAATTATTTGAAGCAGCTCGCACATCATTGATTCATCGTGGAGATCCATCTACTGGATGGTCAATGGGATGGAAGGTTTGCTTATGGGCTCGTTTACTCGATGGAGATCATGCATATAAGTTAATTACTAACCAACTTTCTTTGGTTCGCAATGAAAAGAAAAAGGGAGGTACTTATCCAAACTTGTTCGATGCTCATCCACCTTTCCAGATTGATGGAAACTTTGGTTGTGCTACCGGAATTGCAGAGATGTTAATGCAGAGTTATGACGGTTTTATTTATCTACTCCCGGCGTTGCCTTCATTATGGAAAGAAGGGCACATAAACGGACTGATTGCTCGCGGTGGATTTGAATTGAATATCAGTTGGAAAAACGGAGAGGTTGATCGTGTTGTAATAAAGTCTCATCTTGGAGGAAATTGTCGCTTGCGCTCACTCACTCCGCTTAAAGGAAACGGTCTGTCGAAAGCCAAAGGTGAAAACCCGAATGCACTTTATGCAGTACCTACTGTATCTAAACCATTGGTTCACGACTCTTCAAAACTTGCAGGAATAAGTATAAAGAACACTTATCTGTATGATTTGAAAACAAAAGCAGGAAAAGAATACATAATCTATAAAAAATAAAGAATAATGATGAAAAGAAACAAGATCATTGCATTGGCATGTTTGTTCCTTTTAGGAGTTTCTGGCACTATGAAAGCACAGAAAAACGAACCTAAAACTTACATCCCATGGGCTAATGGAAAGTTGGTTGTTGATGAAAGCGGACGTTATTTGAAACAGGCTAATGGTGCTCCGTTCTTCTGGTTAGGTGATACAGGCTGGCTTATGCCTGCACGTCTTGATCGTGATGAAGTGGAATATTATCTTGAACAATGCAGCAAGAAAGGCTTTAATATGGTTCAGATTATGTTAATGCATACTATTCCTGAGATCAATACTTATGGTCAATGGGCTTTACCTGATGGATTTAATTTTAAGAACATCGATAAAAAAGGTGTTTACGGATATTGGGACCATATAGATTATATTGTTCGTACTGCTGAGAAGAAAGGTATTTATATTGGTATGGTGTGTCTTTGGGGAACTCCTGTTCAGAAAGGACTGGTAACAGAAAAAGATGCGCAGGTTTATGGCAAATTCCTGGCAGATCGCTATAAGAATAATCCTAATATTGTTTGGTTTATCGGAGGAGATATTCGTGGTGATGTGAAGCCAACTGTATGGAATACACTTGCCAATTCTATAAAAACTAATGATGAAAATCACCTGATGACTTTCCACCCAAGAGGAAGAACAACTTCTGCTGTTTGGTTTAATAATGAAAAGTGGTTAGACTTTAATATGTTCCAGTCAGGTCACCGTCGTTACGGTCAACGATTTGGCGATGGAGATTATACCATTCAGGAAAATACAGAAGAGGATAACTGGAGATATGTAGAAAAAAGCTTTGCTATGAAGCCTTTGAAGCCAACTATTGATGGTGAACCTGTTTACGAAGAAATTCCTCAGGGGTTGCATGATACCACACAACCTTTATGGAATGCTAATGATATTCGTCGTTATGCATACTGGTCGGTTTTTGCCGGTTCATTCGGACATACTTACGGACATAATTCAATTATGCAGATGTTGAAGAATGGAGTAGGGGGAGCTTACGGTGCAACAAAACCATGGTATGATGCATTGAAAGATCCTGGAATGAACCAGATGAAATATCTGAAAAACCTGATGCTTACTTTACCATACTTTGATAGAGTACCAGATCAGACTGTTGTTGCCGGAACAAATGGTGAACTTTACGAAAGAGTTATAGCTACTCGTGGTAATGATTACCTTATGGCTTACAACTATACTAATCGCCCGGTACAAATAGACCTTACAAAAATTTCGGGTGCGAAGAAGAAAGTATGGTGGTATAATCCTTCAAACGGAGAATTGCAGTATGCAGGTGAGTTTGATAATAAAGTAACCGAATTTATTGAAGATAGCGGTTATCGTGCAGGAAATGATCGCGTCTTGATTGCGGTTGATTCTTCTAAGGATTATATTAAGCAAGATTGGGCATCTCTTCCAGATGCACAACAAAAATGGAATAAAAAATAAATAACCAGATAACAATGCCGAAGAAAAAAATCTTTTTGTTACTCGTTTGTCTGCTTTCTCTGAAAGTTGCAGCTTATGCTGGAGTAAGCATAAACAGTCTGCGTTGCGAGATGCTGAACAATCCTGTGGGAATTGATACAGAATCTCCACGGATAAGCTGGCGCATTTCTTCTTCCGATAGAGGGGTGACTCAGCTTTCTTACCAGATATTAGTTGCCTCGTCGCTGCAAAAACTAAATGCCGGTGAAGGAGATGTATGGAACTCCGGCATTGTTAAGTCTTCCCAGTCTCAATGGGTGAGTTATGCAGGACAGTCATTAAAAAGTAATGGCCGTTATTTCTGGAAAGTAAAGGTTACTACCAATGCAGGAGAATCTTCCTGGAGTGAATCTGCTCAATGGAGCATGGGATTACTTTCACAGAATGACTGGAAAGCTCAGTGGATTGGTTTGGATAAACTGATGCCATGGGATTCCGATACTCAGTTTTCACGCATGTCTGCCCGTTATCTTCGTAAGGAGTTTACTCCAAAGAAAAAAGTAGCACATGCCACAGTTCATATTTCCGGTTTAGGATTATATGAATTGTATATCAATGGTCAGAAAGTTGGCGACCGTGTTCTTGCACCTGCACCAACCGATTACAGAAAAACTACTCTTTATAATAGTTACGACGTTACAGCTTTGTTGAAAGATAAGGCAAATGCAATGGGTGTTACTCTTGGTAACGGACGTTTCTATACCATGCGTCAGAATTTCAAGAACTATAAAATCCCTACATTTGGTTTTCCAAAAGTACGTCTGGTACTTATAATGGAATATACTGACGGATCAAAAGATGTAATTGGAAGTGATACTTCATGGAAAATTAATGCCGATGGTCCTATCCGTAGCAATAACGAATATGACGGTGAGGTGTATGATGCCCGCAAAGAGCTTGGTAACTGGACAGAACCGGGATTCAATGATTCTTCATGGGAATCGGCACAACGTGTAACCCTTCCTTCCGGAATGCTTCGTGCTGAAATGACTGCAGGAATGAAGGTTGTAGATAAAATCCACCCTGTTTCTATCACAGAACTTCCCGGCAAGAAATATATTCTCGACATGGGACAAAATATGGCCGGATGGTTAAGAATAAAAGTGAAAGGCAATGCCGGTGATACTATCCGCCTTCGTTTTGCTGAAGTTCTTCAGAAGAACGGCGAACTTTATATGGAACCTCTCAGAGATGCAAAGGTTACTAATCTTTATATTCTGAAAGGACAAGGAACAGAAGAGTGGGCACCTAAATTTGTATATAATGGTTTCCGCTATGTAGAGATAACCGGATACAAATACAAACCTTCATTAGATCAGTTTGTTGGTGAAGTTGTTAATGATGAAATGGAAACACTCGGTTCATTCAGCTGTACTGATCCTATCATTAATCAGATATACAAAAATGCTTTCTGGGGAATTCGTAGCAATTACAAAGGAATGCCTGTTGACTGTCCGCAGAGAAACGAACGTCAGCCTTGGTTGGGCGACCGCGCTGTAGGCTCTCTTGGCGAAAGCTTTGTAATGGAAAACGGACAGCTTTACAGTAAGTGGATGGACGATATCCGCGATGCACAACGTGAAGATGGTTGTATTCCAGATGTGGCACCTTCTTATCTGAACTATTACACAGATAATATAACATGGCCTTCCGTATTCCTTTTATCATCTGATATGGTTTATTCACAGTTTGGAAATGTGCAACCTATCGTGAAGAACTATGATGCTATGAAGAAATGGATGGATCACATGAAGAAGGAATACCTGAGAGAGGGTATTATGACTCGTGATGAATATGGCGACTGGTGTGTTCCACCTGAATCTCCTGAATTGATTCACTCAAAAGACCCGAAGCGCCAGACAGATGGCCTTTTGGTTTCTACAGCTTATTACTATAAAATGCTTGCTTTGATGAGTAAGTTTGCAACATTGCAAAATAAGACTGAAGATGCAAAAGAGTTTGATGCAATTGCTGCCAATGTAAAAGATGCTTTCAACAAGAAATATTTCAATACAGATAGCTTGTTCTACGGAAATAACTCGGCAACATCCAACTTGCTTCCATTAGCATTTGGTATGGTTCCTGATAATATGGTAGAAAAAGTAAGCAAGCAGATTGTTGATAAGGTGATGAATGATAGCAAAGGACATATATGTACCGGATTAGTAGGTTCGCAATGGATTATGCGTGAATTGTGCAAGATGGGACGTGCTGATGTTGCATATCTGCTGGCTTCAAACGATACATACCCAAGCTGGGGATATATGGTTAAAAAGGGAGCGACTACAATCTGGGAGTTATGGAACGGTGATACTGCCGGACCAAAGATGAACTCAAAGAATCACGTAATGCTTCTTGGCGATTTGATTCCATTCTTCTACGAGAATATGGCCGGAATCAAAACCGATGAAAAGGAAGCCGGTTTTAAGAAAATTATCATGAAGCCTAATTTCGAGATTCAGGATTTGAGTGATGTTGATGCTTCTTATATGACTCCTTACGGAAAAGTAGTGAGCAAATGGAAAAAGAATCTGAAACATCTGGATTGGAATATCACTATTCCTGCCAATGCAACTGCCATAGTTTACTTACCTTCGGATAAATCAATGATAAAAGAGGGTGGTATTCCTGTTGCGAAAGCCAAAGGTGTGAAATACCTTGGCAAAGAAGGAAACTTTACTTGTTGGGAAGTTGGTTCGGGTGACTATTCATTCAGTGTTGATATGAATGTAGGTTTAGGTGCATGGAGAAAAGGAATTGTAGAAGATGAGTTCCTTTACGAAAAAGCTTCTTTCCCATCAGCACATGCTGCTACAATAGCCGACACTCCAACCGGACTTGTTGCTTCATTCTTTGGAGGAACAAAGGAAGGAAATCCTGATGTTTGCATCTGGGTATGCAGAAAAACAGCCGAAGGATGGACTATTCCTCAAAAAGTGGCCGATGGTATAATGAGCGATACTTTGCGTAAGGCATGCTATAACCCGGTACTTTTTCAGGTACCCGGTGGCGAACTATTGTTATTCTTTAAGATAGGAAAGAGTGTGGGCGACTGGACCGGTTACCTTATTCGCTCTTTCGATGGAGGAAAAACATGGACTCAACGCGAAGAGTTGCCGAAGAATATCCTTGGACCAATTAAAAACAAACCCGTAATGATTGGTAATAAGTTAGTTTGTCCTACAAGTACTGAAAAGAATGGTTGGAAAGTTCACTTTGAGTTTACAGAAGATAAAGGAAAGACATGGCGCGAAACACAACCTATCAATGATGGAAAGACAATCAATGCCATTCAGCCAAGTATCATATTCCATAAAGATGGATCGTTACAGATTCTTTGTCGCTCTCTAAATGGTGCAATAGCCGATGCATGGTCGAAAGATGGAGGTGAGACTTGGAGTGAGATGAAACTGATTGATCTTCCTAACAATAACTCGGGTACAGATGCAGTTACATTGAAAGATGGCCGTCAGGTATTGATTTATAATCATGTTAAAACACCTAAAGGAGCAAAGAAAGGTGCACGTACACCTTTAAATATTGCTGTATCAAAAGACGGAAAGAAATGGTTTGCTTCACTCATTCTTGAAGATTCACCTATTGGTCAATACTCTTATCCTTCAATAATACAAGGTAACGACGGTTATATTCATGCTATTTATACCTGGAGACGCCAGCGTATTAAATACATGAAGATTGATCCTAAGCAGTTAAAAGAAGTGCCTATTGTCAATGGACAATGGCCTGATTTGAAAAAGTAGTCTTGTTTGTTAAATCCTTTTTGCGTAAAAGGAACGAATATAAGCATTAAGGCATCGCTCAAATAATTTTTGAACGATGCCTTAATGCTTTTTTTAATGGACATAATCTTGTTTTATAAATCCAGAAACCGAGTACAACTAGTTAAACGTCCCGTCATGTTAATACAACAGTATATATGTGAAAATATACCATTGTTAAAATAAAACATAAATGTTTTACCAGTAGTTATTAACTAACAAAAGAATGAAAAACAAGAAAGAAAAAGTGTGTCCACCAATGGACGTCTTGGGTTATCGTTTTAGACGTACCCATTTGGTTTTTGGACTATCGGCAGTTCTATGTATGTCTGCATTGCCTTCAACTTATGCAGGAAATTCGCAAAATAGTGTGAGCACGCTTCAGACTATTACACAAGCTAAAACAATCAAAGGAAAAGTAGTTGATGAGAAAACAGGAGAAACACTGACAGGGGTTTCTGTATTAGTAAAAGGTACTACCGTAGGTGCTATTACTGATATTGATGGAAACTTTACCTTAAACTTACCCTCCGGCAAGAATCTTATAGCTTTAACTTACATTGGTTATAAAGCTATGACTGTTACAGTAGGTAACGGTAAGGATTTGGAGATTAAGATGGAACCGGTTACACTAAATCTTGATGAGGTTGTGGTAATTGGTTATGGAACAATGAAAAAGCGTGATTTAACCGGAGCTATTACTTCCATAAAGTCAGCTGATATTACAGTTGCTCCAACAAGTAACGCTATGGAAGCACTACAAGGTAAGGTTGCCGGTTTGGATATTGTTAAGTCATCCGGTCAGGCAGGTGCTGACGTAAATATCCAGTTGCGTGGTACCCGTTCAATTTATGGAGATAACTCTCCGTTATTTATTATTGACGGTATTGCAGGAAGTTACAATCAGATAAATCCTTCAGACATCGAATCTATTGAGGTGCTAAAAGATGCATCATCAACAGCTATTTATGGTTCTGCTGGAGCCAATGGTGTTGTTATAATCACTACAAAGAAAGGGGTTCAGGGTAAAACTACAGTAAATCTTGATGCTTATGTCGGAGTATCCGGTTTTGCAAAATATCCATCGGGAATGACTGGTGATGAATATATGAATCTTAAAAGAGAAGCATATAGAGGAGCGCATGGCTCTTATCCTGAGTTTACATCATCCATTTTTACAGATCCTAAAGTGCAAAGTGCTTATGATAATGGACAATGGATTGATTTCGTAGACGAAGTGATAGGTAAAGCATCAATCAATCAGAATTATAATTTATCAATAACCGGAGGTACTGATAAGACTCAGGTATTTGCATCTATAAACTATAATGATGAGCAAGGCTTACTTAAAGGTGATGATCGTTTACGTTATGGCTTGAGACTTAATTTAGATCAAAAGCTTTCTAGCTGGGCAAAGGCAGGATTCAACACAAACATTACATATACAGATCAGAATAAACGTAACCAAAGTGTATTTGTCAATGCTTTGACTTTTGTTCCACTTGGAGAGGCATATAATGAAGATGGCTCAATTAATCCGGAATATCTTACAGGACAACAGAACCCTATGTCGGATGAAATTGATGGTCAATATGTAAATAATACCAGAGGTACAAACATTACTGCAAACGGAACTTTGGAGCTTACTCCGGTAAAAGGTATTTCTTTCAAATCAGTATTGGGAACAACTATTAATAATTCACGTACAGGAATGTTCTTTGGTCCGCTGTCTATAGCTAATATTACAGCCGGATATAACAAACCTTTGGCTTCTATTGCCAACAATGCTACTTACGGTTATAAGTGGGAGAACATCTTAAACTATAACTTTAAAATAGCAAAAGATCATGAATTTGGGCTGACAGGTGTTACTTCCTGGTCTAAAAACCAAACAGAATACACTTATGCTGCAGCTCAGGGACAACAATTAACCAGTCAGTCTTTCTGGAAACTGTCAGCAGGTACACAGAAGCAAAGTCTGGATTCCGATTTCAAACAAACACAGTCTATGTCATATGCTGCACGTTTGAACTATAACTTCAAAGGACGTTATATCGTTACTTTGTCTAATCGTTGGGATGGTGTATCTCATTTAGCAGTTGGTAGTAAGTGGGATTCATTCCCCGCAGCAGCTTTTGCATGGCGCATCAGCGACGAGTCTTTCATGGAAAAAAGCCAGGACTGGTTGTCTAACCTGAAGTTAAGAATAGGTTACGGTATTACAGGTAACTCTGGTGGTATGGGAGCTTATTCTTCTAACACAGCAGTATATACATTCCTTAATCCGGTAGTATTTGGATCTAAGGCATACCCTGTTGTACAGTTTAGTGCACCTTACGGTAATCCATCAATTGGCTGGGAAAAATCATATAATACAAACATTGGTGTTGATGCAAGCTTCCTGAATGGACGTATTAATCTTGCCGTTGACTTGTCTAATACAAATACAAAAGGTTTGTTGTTTAAACGTACTTTGCCTATTACCGCTGGTGTAACAATGTGGGGCTCTCCAATCAATACATGGCAGAATATTGGTGAAACCAATAACAAGAACCTTGAAGTGATGCTTAATACACAGAATATTGTTTCAAAGGATTTCACATGGTCTA
Proteins encoded in this window:
- a CDS encoding TonB-dependent receptor, which encodes MKNKKEKVCPPMDVLGYRFRRTHLVFGLSAVLCMSALPSTYAGNSQNSVSTLQTITQAKTIKGKVVDEKTGETLTGVSVLVKGTTVGAITDIDGNFTLNLPSGKNLIALTYIGYKAMTVTVGNGKDLEIKMEPVTLNLDEVVVIGYGTMKKRDLTGAITSIKSADITVAPTSNAMEALQGKVAGLDIVKSSGQAGADVNIQLRGTRSIYGDNSPLFIIDGIAGSYNQINPSDIESIEVLKDASSTAIYGSAGANGVVIITTKKGVQGKTTVNLDAYVGVSGFAKYPSGMTGDEYMNLKREAYRGAHGSYPEFTSSIFTDPKVQSAYDNGQWIDFVDEVIGKASINQNYNLSITGGTDKTQVFASINYNDEQGLLKGDDRLRYGLRLNLDQKLSSWAKAGFNTNITYTDQNKRNQSVFVNALTFVPLGEAYNEDGSINPEYLTGQQNPMSDEIDGQYVNNTRGTNITANGTLELTPVKGISFKSVLGTTINNSRTGMFFGPLSIANITAGYNKPLASIANNATYGYKWENILNYNFKIAKDHEFGLTGVTSWSKNQTEYTYAAAQGQQLTSQSFWKLSAGTQKQSLDSDFKQTQSMSYAARLNYNFKGRYIVTLSNRWDGVSHLAVGSKWDSFPAAAFAWRISDESFMEKSQDWLSNLKLRIGYGITGNSGGMGAYSSNTAVYTFLNPVVFGSKAYPVVQFSAPYGNPSIGWEKSYNTNIGVDASFLNGRINLAVDLSNTNTKGLLFKRTLPITAGVTMWGSPINTWQNIGETNNKNLEVMLNTQNIVSKDFTWSTVTTLTVNKEKIVKLPDGDIIAESLFKGKPIRAFYNYKYLGIWSEAETDEAKLYGCVPGDIKLDTNPIITKDANGNDVSDNGVHKYSEKDKMYLGSKNPDWYLGFQNNFTYRNFDASIFMMARCGQMLQSDLITRYNPTTSLENSPSGISYWTPENQGAYLPRPGIHSSTSQYYGWGSLALRDGSFIKIKNITLGYTLPKSLLKSAHMEKLRVYATAYNPFIFAFDKQMKGQDPEREGSDNFPLTKEFVFGVNVTF